One window from the genome of Paenibacillus azoreducens encodes:
- a CDS encoding MATE family efflux transporter, with amino-acid sequence MDAENLQYFEKAPIAKAVAHFAVPMMLGTSMSVIYSILNAYFLGTLHNTAMLTALALTLPLFAIIMALGNLIGIGGGTFISRLLGEKKYDDVKHVSSFAFYSSLVLGLIVIAVGLPLIDPIVHGLGATPDSFGFTKDYVTIMLIGSPFVVLFFTLENIVRSEGAAITSMTGMILSVVVNIILDALVIFVFHWGVIGVASATVISNLVAGAFYAFHMRYKSQFLTVSIKWFKATKDILGNVIKIGVPVFIMSIFLGAMSLIFNHFLVEYGDPAVAAYGISSRLLQFPEFILMGLCEGVVPLLAFSFTANKLRMKHTIGFTIKVIVALAVVFGVIVYLISDHLIGLFTNDPQLIEMGSYILHVTFLSLFITGMTTLFTGIFQATAQGTAAFVMSVIQGITLIPVLFIANRMNGFHGVVWSLVIADAVAFLVGAIMLYVLRSKLQPDLDSLVQ; translated from the coding sequence ATGGATGCAGAAAACCTTCAATACTTTGAGAAAGCACCCATCGCCAAAGCCGTAGCTCACTTCGCCGTACCGATGATGTTAGGCACGTCAATGAGTGTCATCTATTCCATCCTGAATGCCTATTTTCTCGGCACACTCCACAATACAGCAATGTTAACCGCACTCGCGCTAACCCTGCCGTTATTCGCGATCATTATGGCACTAGGCAACTTGATTGGTATAGGCGGCGGGACATTTATCTCACGTTTGCTAGGAGAGAAGAAATATGATGATGTAAAACATGTGTCTTCATTCGCCTTTTACAGCAGCTTAGTTCTCGGTCTTATTGTGATAGCCGTCGGCCTCCCGTTGATCGATCCCATCGTTCATGGCCTGGGGGCAACGCCTGACTCCTTCGGATTTACGAAGGACTATGTCACGATTATGCTTATAGGTTCGCCATTCGTCGTATTATTCTTCACGCTGGAGAATATCGTGCGCTCGGAGGGCGCTGCAATCACATCGATGACCGGTATGATTCTCAGTGTTGTCGTAAATATTATTCTTGATGCGTTAGTCATCTTCGTCTTCCATTGGGGCGTGATCGGCGTTGCTTCTGCTACGGTCATTTCTAACTTGGTTGCGGGTGCATTCTATGCCTTCCATATGAGATATAAGAGCCAATTCTTAACTGTATCCATAAAATGGTTCAAGGCTACCAAGGACATTCTGGGCAATGTAATCAAAATTGGAGTTCCCGTCTTTATTATGAGCATCTTCTTAGGAGCGATGTCTCTTATCTTTAATCATTTCCTTGTTGAATATGGGGATCCGGCCGTAGCGGCTTACGGAATTTCATCACGTTTATTGCAATTTCCTGAGTTTATTCTGATGGGTTTATGCGAGGGGGTCGTGCCGCTCCTTGCCTTCTCTTTTACAGCAAATAAATTACGCATGAAGCATACCATTGGATTCACGATCAAAGTGATTGTGGCGTTAGCCGTCGTGTTCGGCGTCATTGTGTATCTTATTTCCGACCACTTAATTGGTTTATTTACGAATGACCCGCAATTGATTGAAATGGGCAGCTATATTCTGCATGTGACGTTCTTATCCTTGTTCATTACAGGAATGACCACGTTGTTTACGGGGATCTTCCAAGCGACGGCGCAAGGAACAGCAGCGTTTGTGATGTCAGTTATTCAAGGAATTACTCTAATTCCTGTGCTGTTTATCGCCAATCGTATGAACGGCTTCCACGGGGTAGTCTGGTCACTCGTCATTGCGGATGCCGTCGCGTTCCTTGTTGGCGCCATCATGCTGTACGTTCTGCGATCCAAATTACAGCCGGATTTGGATAGTTTAGTACAGTAA
- a CDS encoding TetR/AcrR family transcriptional regulator — protein MKKQQPQISEDKILKASWELLGEEGIEKLSMRRLADRLGIQAPSLYWYFKSKQELYQRLANQVSKIILDEFHSEGDWREQLTGLAVTVRSVLSRYPCSTQLMMMTLPHEPDIIRFTNRMLLCVESTPLDQEQKIQVVLTLVNYVYNFVLDNYQHQRNVSAILKERKDLPGGEMLHLLDSMSETEAGLFRRMFKSGLFELMGTDSAFQFGLKLILLGIEQVIKSSSEYDSL, from the coding sequence ATGAAAAAACAGCAGCCTCAGATTTCGGAGGATAAGATACTGAAAGCCTCATGGGAGCTTCTTGGAGAAGAGGGTATCGAAAAGCTCAGCATGCGGCGATTGGCCGATCGGCTGGGGATTCAGGCGCCCTCTTTGTATTGGTACTTCAAGAGCAAGCAGGAGCTCTATCAGCGTCTTGCCAACCAGGTATCGAAAATCATTCTGGATGAGTTCCACTCCGAGGGGGACTGGAGGGAGCAGCTGACGGGGCTTGCGGTTACAGTACGGAGTGTACTTAGCCGGTATCCTTGCTCTACGCAGCTTATGATGATGACGCTGCCCCACGAACCGGACATCATCCGGTTCACCAACCGTATGCTGCTCTGCGTAGAATCGACTCCACTTGACCAAGAGCAGAAAATACAAGTAGTTCTCACCCTTGTGAACTATGTCTATAACTTTGTTCTGGATAATTATCAGCATCAGCGCAATGTCTCCGCAATCCTTAAGGAGCGGAAAGATCTTCCAGGAGGAGAAATGCTTCACCTCCTGGACTCCATGAGCGAGACGGAAGCGGGTCTGTTTCGGAGGATGTTCAAGAGTGGGCTATTTGAGCTGATGGGGACCGACAGTGCGTTTCAGTTCGGCTTGAAGTTGATTCTGCTCGGGATTGAGCAGGTGATAAAAAGCAGCTCTGAATACGATTCTTTGTGA
- a CDS encoding bifunctional transcriptional activator/DNA repair enzyme AdaA, with amino-acid sequence MIHNEERKIEYYNALVEKRSDYEGVFYVGVTSTGVFCRPTCPARKPKYENCEFYETAQQALLASFRPCQRCRPMSHPNQVSDIVRLLVEAVEQNPEKRWKGHDFKTLSIDESTARRQFKKRFGMTFVEYARARRMGLALKSIRLGEKIIDTQLASGYDSSSGFRDAFSRIMGAPPTLLDDSRIFKAAWLDTQLGPMIAISDEIRLFLLEFVDRRGLEREVERLRKRLKAAIIPGQTKPIQSIEQELTQYFEGTLTEFRTPLHFIGTPFQRSVWEQLQQIPPGETRSYADIALALGKPTAYRAVAQANGANQLAIVVPCHRVINTDGKLGGYGGGVARKEWLLNHEQSWKSNKMNK; translated from the coding sequence ATGATCCATAATGAGGAACGCAAAATCGAATATTATAATGCGCTTGTCGAGAAAAGATCTGACTATGAAGGCGTCTTCTACGTTGGTGTCACGTCCACAGGTGTGTTTTGCCGACCGACTTGTCCTGCTAGGAAACCGAAATACGAAAACTGCGAGTTCTATGAGACTGCTCAGCAAGCGCTTCTGGCTTCCTTCCGTCCCTGTCAGCGCTGCCGACCCATGTCGCATCCGAATCAAGTCTCGGATATCGTCCGGCTACTCGTCGAAGCAGTTGAGCAAAACCCGGAGAAACGTTGGAAGGGGCATGATTTTAAGACTCTATCCATCGATGAGTCCACTGCCCGCCGTCAGTTCAAAAAGCGCTTTGGCATGACATTCGTTGAATACGCTCGGGCACGTCGAATGGGACTGGCTTTAAAGAGCATCCGATTGGGGGAGAAGATTATCGATACGCAATTAGCTTCAGGTTACGATTCCAGTAGCGGATTTAGAGATGCATTCTCTCGCATAATGGGCGCACCTCCTACACTCCTGGATGACAGCCGTATTTTCAAGGCAGCGTGGTTGGACACGCAGCTTGGCCCTATGATCGCCATATCCGACGAGATCAGGCTGTTTCTGCTGGAATTCGTGGACCGTCGAGGACTAGAACGAGAGGTTGAACGACTGAGAAAAAGATTGAAAGCAGCTATAATTCCCGGCCAAACAAAACCCATTCAATCGATTGAACAAGAACTGACTCAATACTTCGAGGGTACGTTAACCGAGTTCAGGACCCCTCTTCATTTTATTGGAACACCATTTCAACGAAGCGTATGGGAGCAATTACAGCAGATTCCACCTGGGGAAACCCGTTCCTACGCCGACATCGCGCTGGCGCTTGGAAAACCCACCGCTTATCGCGCGGTAGCGCAAGCAAACGGCGCCAATCAGCTGGCGATTGTCGTCCCTTGTCACCGCGTAATCAATACAGATGGCAAACTCGGTGGGTATGGTGGCGGAGTTGCACGTAAAGAATGGCTGCTAAATCATGAGCAAAGTTGGAAGTCAAACAAAATGAATAAATAA
- a CDS encoding DUF4062 domain-containing protein — MRKKLQVYISSTYADLVEERHAAVEAVLEAGHIPAGVGLFFKETQMGIIKRSIDESDVYILILGGFYGLTLRDDESKSYTHWEYDYAGEVGKPRFAFVVTDEALEQKPYDFELGGYYQKLQEFKRSVLEEIPTFYVEDVQHIQLVIHDQLQEYAGRDDLCGWFSGKDVPDVQKLWEENASLLRENAKLNAELEENKKTSE; from the coding sequence ATGAGAAAAAAACTACAAGTCTACATATCGTCTACTTATGCTGATTTAGTTGAGGAAAGACATGCCGCTGTAGAAGCTGTACTTGAAGCTGGTCATATTCCTGCTGGAGTTGGGCTATTCTTCAAGGAAACTCAAATGGGAATTATTAAGAGATCGATCGACGAATCTGATGTATATATCCTAATTCTCGGAGGATTCTATGGTTTAACACTTCGTGATGATGAATCAAAGAGTTATACTCATTGGGAATATGATTATGCCGGAGAAGTTGGTAAACCCAGGTTTGCTTTTGTTGTCACAGATGAAGCATTAGAACAAAAGCCATATGACTTTGAGTTAGGAGGATACTATCAGAAGCTTCAAGAGTTTAAGCGATCAGTGTTGGAGGAAATACCCACATTTTATGTTGAAGATGTACAGCATATCCAGTTGGTTATTCATGATCAATTGCAAGAGTATGCAGGAAGAGACGATTTATGCGGCTGGTTTTCCGGCAAGGATGTCCCAGACGTACAAAAGTTATGGGAAGAGAATGCAAGTTTGTTAAGAGAGAATGCTAAATTAAATGCTGAGTTAGAGGAAAATAAAAAAACAAGTGAATGA
- a CDS encoding DMT family transporter encodes MRSYLLLLFCATLYGSNFVLGSLLLQAFPALHLSAYRLMVSSVFLLIYLAATRRLTKITLRDSVYLVPFVLIGMLLHQVSFFTGLRTTDATTASLILSLAPIFTALFARLFLKEPFTIRMAAGSIVAFAGVFLVVGHGGGLRIAITPGISIMFVCMLALSGSMILMRKLTERMDALVATVYTTVLGCISVYPIAIWSEPHVQAQPRFWWWVLLIGSALLIQGLCAVIWNGQIRKVGAAKASLFLNLQPFVAMVLGYITLGTPISLTQVVGSVLIICGVVLATLQGKRTRKSHDDKLELSPVER; translated from the coding sequence TTGCGATCTTATTTGCTTCTCTTATTTTGTGCAACCCTTTACGGGAGCAATTTCGTCTTAGGCTCGCTGCTGCTGCAAGCATTTCCCGCCTTGCACCTGTCGGCATACCGGCTTATGGTTTCATCGGTGTTCCTGCTTATTTATTTGGCTGCAACCCGTCGCTTAACGAAGATTACGTTACGTGACTCCGTTTATTTGGTGCCATTCGTCCTGATCGGGATGCTGCTGCATCAAGTTTCTTTCTTTACGGGGCTTCGGACAACGGATGCAACGACGGCTTCGCTCATCTTGTCGTTAGCTCCGATTTTCACAGCGCTGTTTGCCCGCTTATTTTTGAAAGAACCATTTACGATCCGCATGGCCGCGGGCTCGATTGTCGCCTTCGCCGGCGTCTTCCTCGTCGTTGGACATGGCGGAGGCTTGAGAATTGCCATCACTCCAGGCATCTCGATCATGTTTGTCTGTATGCTGGCGTTATCAGGATCTATGATCCTAATGAGAAAGCTGACGGAACGTATGGACGCATTGGTCGCAACCGTGTATACGACGGTGCTGGGCTGCATTTCGGTATACCCGATAGCGATCTGGAGCGAGCCTCACGTACAGGCCCAGCCCCGCTTCTGGTGGTGGGTTCTCTTGATCGGATCGGCGCTGCTTATTCAGGGCTTATGCGCGGTCATCTGGAATGGACAGATTCGAAAAGTAGGGGCGGCTAAAGCATCGCTGTTTCTGAATTTACAGCCGTTTGTTGCCATGGTTTTAGGTTATATCACGCTTGGGACCCCGATTTCCTTAACGCAAGTGGTAGGATCCGTTCTAATCATTTGCGGGGTAGTTCTAGCCACATTACAGGGGAAGAGAACAAGGAAATCGCATGACGATAAACTAGAGTTATCCCCTGTGGAGAGGTGA
- a CDS encoding RidA family protein, which yields MSHTAITTTKAPSAIGPYSQAIALGNTVYTSGMLPIDAEGNLKEGIIDQTHQALKNLQAVLAEAGLSLEDVVKTSVFMTDLEQFQQMNEVYSQYFSDHHPARTTVEVSKLPRGARIEIELIAVKRI from the coding sequence ATGAGCCATACCGCCATAACAACAACAAAAGCACCGTCAGCTATCGGCCCTTATTCGCAAGCCATCGCTTTGGGAAATACCGTCTACACTTCGGGCATGCTGCCAATTGATGCCGAAGGAAATCTGAAGGAAGGCATCATTGACCAAACCCATCAAGCACTAAAGAACCTGCAGGCCGTCTTGGCTGAAGCCGGACTTTCCTTAGAAGATGTTGTCAAAACATCCGTTTTCATGACGGATTTAGAGCAATTTCAACAGATGAATGAAGTGTACAGCCAATATTTCAGCGATCATCACCCTGCCAGAACAACCGTAGAAGTGTCTAAACTTCCAAGAGGCGCCAGGATTGAAATAGAGCTTATCGCAGTCAAACGCATTTAA
- a CDS encoding alpha/beta hydrolase, with protein MTTHSFLNNVNIVTEDLRIPSDTPGIQLYVRNKRPASMNTFSNEKTIVMVHGATYPIGSLYDVELDGFTFLDYLASHGYDVYAVDVRGYGGSTRPPEMEQPADLNPPLVRTETGVRDFGTAVDYVLKHRNLTKVNVLGMSWGGTVAGAYTSQNNDKVTKLTLVAPQWLSSKPVPIDTGGPLGSYRLVAVGSTKERWLSAAPEHKRGDLIPEGWFEQWVKATLASDPGSLTDHPEHIRATNGPILDIREYWTAGKAFYDPKEITVPVLLVHAEWDIDVPLELAQNFFTSLTGAAYRRWVEIGEGTHMVLLEKNRLQAFQAIRGFLDEAYAPAK; from the coding sequence ATGACAACCCATAGTTTTCTTAATAATGTAAATATCGTTACCGAAGACCTTCGCATCCCAAGCGATACACCCGGAATCCAACTTTATGTACGAAATAAACGGCCAGCTTCCATGAATACCTTCTCCAACGAAAAAACGATCGTGATGGTTCATGGCGCTACCTATCCAATTGGCAGTCTGTACGATGTGGAGCTGGATGGCTTCACTTTTCTGGACTATCTTGCCAGCCATGGCTATGACGTGTACGCCGTGGACGTTCGCGGCTACGGCGGCTCGACAAGACCCCCTGAGATGGAGCAGCCTGCCGACCTTAATCCACCGCTTGTCCGTACGGAAACAGGTGTTCGGGATTTTGGCACAGCTGTGGACTATGTTCTGAAACACCGGAATTTAACGAAGGTTAATGTTCTGGGCATGTCTTGGGGAGGAACGGTTGCAGGGGCTTATACCAGTCAAAACAACGATAAGGTAACCAAGCTTACGCTTGTCGCTCCGCAATGGCTGAGCTCCAAACCGGTTCCGATCGATACCGGAGGTCCGCTTGGTTCGTATCGCCTTGTTGCTGTTGGCAGCACGAAGGAACGCTGGCTAAGCGCTGCGCCGGAACATAAACGCGGAGATTTGATTCCGGAGGGCTGGTTTGAACAATGGGTCAAAGCCACTCTTGCTTCCGATCCAGGGAGCCTAACCGATCATCCTGAGCATATTCGGGCGACCAATGGCCCTATCCTGGATATCCGCGAATACTGGACGGCTGGCAAAGCTTTCTATGATCCTAAGGAAATCACCGTTCCCGTCCTTCTTGTTCATGCCGAGTGGGATATTGATGTACCCCTTGAATTAGCCCAGAATTTCTTCACTTCCCTGACAGGAGCTGCCTATCGCCGCTGGGTCGAAATCGGAGAAGGGACGCACATGGTTTTGCTGGAGAAAAACAGACTTCAGGCTTTTCAAGCCATCCGCGGTTTCTTGGATGAAGCGTACGCACCTGCGAAATAA
- a CDS encoding MBL fold metallo-hydrolase translates to MTNIIPKVYQVGDVTVTRVTEMMLDGVPPEVYFAGSWDPKFLEENRDSLPAGLIDDNSQLIVSIGTWVVKTPKHTILIDTATGNDKNLPLNPDLANLKLPYLERLKEAGVTPEEVDYVLLTHLHVDHVGWNTKLVDGKWVPTFPNAKYVFPLAEQQYYSSEASHNKANEANFNVYEESVLPVVEAGLTQTISPEGGEFLDIFTFIPTPGHSIGQMSIRLKTGGEEALFGADVMHHPFQVFNPEWNSMYCEFTDQARVSRLRVLENIADRPVIYFSTHFPESAAGYVTRSGDGYKWDFI, encoded by the coding sequence ATGACTAATATAATTCCCAAGGTCTATCAAGTAGGTGATGTTACCGTTACACGTGTCACGGAGATGATGCTTGACGGTGTTCCACCGGAAGTGTATTTTGCGGGATCGTGGGACCCCAAGTTTCTGGAGGAAAATCGGGACTCTCTTCCGGCCGGCCTGATCGATGACAATTCTCAGCTTATTGTTAGCATTGGAACATGGGTAGTGAAAACCCCGAAGCATACGATCCTTATCGATACGGCTACAGGAAATGATAAAAACCTGCCTTTAAATCCGGATCTCGCCAATCTCAAGCTCCCTTATCTCGAACGGTTGAAAGAGGCGGGAGTTACACCGGAGGAAGTCGATTACGTTCTGCTGACACATCTGCACGTGGACCATGTCGGTTGGAATACGAAGCTCGTTGACGGAAAATGGGTACCAACGTTCCCAAATGCCAAATACGTATTTCCCCTCGCGGAACAACAATATTACTCAAGTGAGGCCAGCCACAACAAAGCAAACGAAGCCAACTTTAACGTTTACGAAGAAAGCGTATTGCCTGTTGTTGAAGCCGGCTTAACGCAAACCATTAGCCCTGAGGGCGGGGAATTTCTTGATATTTTCACATTCATTCCGACGCCTGGCCACAGTATCGGCCAAATGTCCATCCGTCTTAAAACCGGCGGAGAAGAAGCTTTATTTGGCGCCGATGTGATGCACCATCCGTTCCAGGTTTTTAACCCCGAATGGAATTCCATGTACTGCGAATTTACCGATCAGGCCCGAGTTTCACGGCTCCGGGTACTGGAGAACATCGCGGATCGTCCAGTCATTTATTTCAGCACGCATTTCCCGGAAAGCGCGGCGGGGTACGTGACTCGAAGCGGGGACGGATACAAGTGGGACTTTATTTAA
- a CDS encoding helix-turn-helix domain-containing protein, whose amino-acid sequence MNSIGETIRSTRKKQKLTLKRVAEAASVSLSFLSEIERDKANPSISVLKRIANALNVNFTDLFGEEKRSIVVRKNERKPLVHSEGSRITWYALSQGSSNKMGPIWGVLEEGASYGDVSVGHSDGEEFLFVHSGRLEFVLGNERYTLEEGDSIYYDARTPHSYKNIWDGETLLIAVSTPPTF is encoded by the coding sequence ATGAACTCGATCGGTGAAACCATTCGAAGCACGCGAAAAAAACAGAAATTAACGCTCAAGAGGGTAGCCGAAGCGGCATCTGTATCCTTGTCTTTTCTCAGTGAAATTGAACGGGATAAGGCGAATCCCTCCATCAGTGTACTTAAGCGCATAGCGAACGCATTAAACGTGAATTTTACGGATTTGTTCGGGGAAGAAAAGCGAAGCATTGTCGTTAGAAAAAACGAGCGCAAACCTTTGGTGCATTCCGAGGGTTCTCGCATTACCTGGTACGCGCTCAGCCAAGGAAGCAGCAACAAAATGGGACCGATATGGGGAGTGCTGGAAGAAGGAGCATCTTACGGCGACGTCAGCGTCGGCCATAGCGATGGCGAGGAGTTTCTGTTTGTCCACTCCGGACGTTTGGAGTTTGTACTTGGCAATGAACGTTATACGCTAGAAGAAGGGGACAGCATCTATTATGATGCCAGAACCCCCCATAGTTATAAGAATATCTGGGATGGTGAAACGCTGCTGATAGCGGTTTCTACTCCGCCTACTTTTTAA
- a CDS encoding zinc ribbon domain-containing protein — protein MAVRTHRCPTCGFECDRDVNAAKNILKRAVQQITNVS, from the coding sequence TTGGCTGTGCGGACACATCGTTGTCCTACTTGTGGTTTTGAATGTGACCGTGATGTAAATGCCGCCAAAAACATTCTCAAGCGGGCAGTACAACAAATAACAAACGTTTCTTAA